Proteins encoded together in one Muntiacus reevesi chromosome 22, mMunRee1.1, whole genome shotgun sequence window:
- the TACC3 gene encoding transforming acidic coiled-coil-containing protein 3 has product MSLHIFSDENVTGDKSTESCDFLFSPPELPGRPSVLRLSQKENVPPKSTARAAKVTFQTPLRDPQTHRILSPSVGSKLEACFALGDPIGLENCHQVCPQKENQQFTKERDTKTTHGILQKPVPADTEPPSEDVRPASEDQPPGGPPSAPLVSLGPSSSSQIPESVESPEASRGPAPGSPECAQEEHVPPGPSEERMPLGPAAPEQPPKVASRDTAEDPLSATGGDSEGVPAPPAGPTSPSGAHPGEKPLMDLPGEAPMGPTDAAGSENMALTSPGEAAGDTHPGAWREEAGGQAAGSLRSGPIRLEFDFSDATSRRPPPLRKRGKTLGLKPPLRRAEARPGKAAQEASKGCELALHESSGPSWDKPDDPDCNPAVGGGEARPVEHPRSGQTAEASPLSRQACPDDTPGTRTPGAAGEEGTAGSSGGSAPLASPSSKPPTAPTNPTPPTERGPEPTLDLSGEQFRDPVEVLGAGAEVDYLEQFGASSFKESALRKQSLYLNFDPLLQDSPWALAPSSRGRPPDRPWGPPVPSTGPLASEESPGRTQMAGGFSPGLGARGVDAPSSGSPPEAQLLDLDFPGALGIPTPCPAPCDLRPGAPLLPVGPIVDVLQYSQKDLDAAVEATQKENEALQGKCTALEGRLLEMGKIMDSYEGTVYQVMEEAQKQKELSKTEMQKILKEKAQLAADLHSTEKSFSDLFKRFEKQKVVIEGYRKNEESLKKCVEDYIGRVEKEAQKYQALKAQAEEKLQQASEEIAQVRSKAQTDALALQAVLRKEQMRVHSLEKVVEQKTKENDELTRICDDLISKMKRI; this is encoded by the exons ATGAGTCTGCATATCTTCAGTGACGAAAATGTCACTGGTGACAAAAGTACAGAAAGTTGCGACTTCCTGTTTTCACCACCGGAACTTCCCGGAAGACCGTCTGTTCTCCGCCTGTCACAGAAGGAGAATGTGCCACCGAAGAGCACAGCCAGAGCTGCGAAG GTGACTTTTCAAACACCTCTGCGGGACCCACAGACACACAGGATCTTAAGTCCCAGCGTGGGCAGCAAGCTCGAAGCCTGTTTTGCTCTGGGCGACCCCATTGGATTAGAAAACTGCCACCAAGTCTGTCCCCAGAAAGAGAA CCAACAGTTCACCAAGGAAAGAGACACCAAaacaacccatggaattctccagaagcCAGTACCGGCCGACACCGAGCCCCCCTCAGAGGACGTGAGACCAGCTTCCGAAGACCAGCCTCCTGGTGGGCCCCCCTCAGCTCCCCTGGTCAGCCTGGGTCCCTCAAGCTCTTCCCAGATCCCAGAGAGTGTGGAAAGCCCCGAGGCCTCCCGAGGCCCAGCGCCCGGCAGCCCCGAGTGCGCCCAGGAGGAGCACGTCCCCCCGGGGCCCTCAGAGGAGCGCATGCCCCTCGGCCCCGCGGCTCCAGAACAGCCCCCCAAGGTGGCATCCCGGGACACGGCAGAGGACCCGCTCAGCGCTACGGGAGGGGACTCAGAAGGCGTCCCTGCTCCCCCTGCTGGGCCCACCTCACCCTCTGGTGCCCACCCTGGAGAAAAGCCCCTCATGGACCTGCCTGGAGAGGCCCCCATGGGCCCCACGGATGCCGCTGGCAGTGAGAACATGGCCCTGACCAGCCCCGGAGAGGCCGCAGGGGACACACACCCTGGTGCTTGGAGGGAGGAGGCCGGTGGCCAGGCCGCCGGCTCTCTGAGGAGCGGGCCCATCCGGCTGGAGTTTGACTTCTCTGACGCCACCAGCAGAAGGCCGCCCCCACTGCGGAAGCGAGGGAAGACCCTGGGTCTCAAGCCCCCCTTGAGGAGAGCAGAGGCGAGGCCCGGAAAGGCCGCCCAGGAGGCGAGCAAAGGTTGTGAGCTTGCTCTCCATGAATCCAGCGGCCCGAGCTGGGACAAGCCGGACGACCCAGACTGTAACCCGGCCGTGGGCGGTGGGGAGGCCCGGCCCGTGGAGCACCCCCGGAGCGGCCAGACTGCAGAGGCCTCGCCTCTGAGCCG GCAGGCGTGCCCAGATGACACACCCGGGACAAGGACCCCAGGAGCGGCGGGTGAG GAGGGGACCGCAGGCTCTTCCGGGGGGTCGGCGCCCCTCGCCAGCCCAAGCAGCAAGCCACCAACTGCACCCACCAACCCCACGCCCCCCACTGAGAGGGGGCCGGAGCCCACCCTGGACCTGAGTGGGGAGCAGTTCCGGGACCCTGTGGAGG TCCTAGGTGCAGGGGCCGAGGTGGACTACCTGGAGCAGTTTGGGGCGTCCTCG TTTAAAGAGTCGGCCCTGAGGAAGCAGTCACTGTATCTCAACTTCGACCCACTCCTGCAGGACAGTCCTTGGGCCCTGGCACCCAGCAG CAGAGGCAGGCCGCCTGACAGGCCGTGGGGCCCACCTGTCCCGAGCACCGGCCCTCTGGCCTCCGAGGAGAGCCCCGGCCGCACGCAGATGGCAGGCGGCTTCTCTCCTGGTCTCGGTGCTCGCGGTGTGGACGCGCCTTCCTCTGGAAGCCCCCCGGAGGCCCAGCTGCTTGACCTGGACTTCCCAGGAGCCCTGGGCATTCCC ACGCCCTGCCCTGCTCCATGTGACCTCAGGCCCGGGGCCCCACTGCTGCCTGTTGGGCCGATCGTCGATGTGCTACAGTACAGCCAGAAAGACCTGGATGCGGCG GTGGAGGCCACGCAGAAGGAGAATGAGGCGCTACAGGGCAAGTGCACGGCGCTGGAGGGGAGACTCCTGGAGATGGG GAAGATCATGGACAGCTATGAGGGGACTGTGTACCAGGTGATGG AGGAGGCTCAGAAACAGAAGGAGCTCTCCAAGACGGAGATGCAGAAGATCCTGAAGGAGAAGGCGCAGCTGGCGGCAGACCTGCACTCCACGGAGAAGTCGTTCTCCGACCTCTTCAAGCGGTTTGAGAAACAGAAGGTGGTGATCGAAGGCTACCGCAAG AACGAAGAGTCGCTGAAGAAGTGTGTGGAGGATTACATAGGAAGGGTGGAGAAGGAAGCCCAGAAGTACCAGGCGCTGAAGGCCCAGGCGGAGGAGAAGCTCCAGCA GGCAAGCGAGGAGATCGCCCAGGTCCGGAGCAAGGCCCAGACAGATGCTCTGGCGCTGCAGGCGGTCCTAAGGAAGGAGCAGATGCGTGTCCACTCCCTGGAGAAGGTGGTGGAGCAGAAG ACTAAAGAGAATGATGAGCTGACCAGGATCTGCGACGACCTCATTTCCAAGATGAAGAGAATCTGA